One window of Oryza brachyantha chromosome 12, ObraRS2, whole genome shotgun sequence genomic DNA carries:
- the LOC102704111 gene encoding major strawberry allergen Fra a 1.06-like, with product MAPLFISDERSIAVSLERLWNVFSDPLAMPKVCAGFFDAIELEGDGGPGTISILKFNPAIKQGSYKTRLVARDDATHFIKSEVLHVPLGRAGKMKSQSTEMKFEAAGVSSCVAKLKLDYELEEGGPLSPEKEKIVLDGYFGMIKRIEDYLIAHPTEYV from the exons ATGGCTCCGCTTTTCATCTCCGACGAGCGCAGCATTGCGGTGTCGCTGGAGCGGCTGTGGAATGTGTTCTCTGACCCGCTGGCCATGCCCAAGGTCTGCGCTGGCTTCTTCGACGCCATTGAGCTCGAGGGGGATGGTGGGCCAGGCACCATCAGCATATTGAAGTTTAACCCTG CTATTAAGCAGGGGTCATACAAGACACGGCTGGTGGCACGTGACGACGCTACTCATTTTATCAAGTCAGAGGTTCTACACGTGCCGCTTGGTAGGGCGGGCAAGATGAAATCACAGTCGACAGAGATGAAGTTCGAGGCCGCTGGCGTCAGCTCTTGTGTGGCCAAGCTGAAGCTGGACTATGAACTTGAAGAAGGTGGGCCACTCTCACCGGAGAAGGAGAAGATAGTCCTCGACGGCTACTTTGGCATGATCAAGAGGATTGAGGATTACCTCATCGCTCACCCTACGGAATACGTCTAA
- the LOC102703830 gene encoding probable polygalacturonase isoform X1, with translation MARLVVMALVALAVLVGAASRAAASAPAARCAREERRPRPHSVTISEFGAVGDGVTVNTLPFQNAIFYLRSFADKGGAQLYVPRGRWLTGSFNLTSHLTLFLEKDAVIIGAKEVSEWPVVEPLPSYGQGIDLPGARYRSLINGHNVTDVVITGNNGIIDGQGLTWWNWFRSNKLNYSRPHLVEFVDSEDIVISNLTLLNSPAWGIHPVFCSNVLVHNVTIQSSLDAPLTDGIVPDSCSNMCIEDSSISVAHDAISLKSGWDNYGITFGRPTSDIHISRVDLQASLGAALAFGSEMSGGISDIYVGHLNIHGSSKGILFKTAPGRGGYIRDVVISDVQMEDVHVAIKFTGDWSTHPDSPFDPSALPMINRITLKNMVGTNISVAGVLSGINDDPFTNICLSNISFSIANSTQSNCWSCSNISGYSELVFPEPCPDLHHASSNSSICFSLLSYHALAAA, from the exons ATGGCGAGGCTA GTGGTTATGGCATTGGTGGCGCTGGCCGttctcgtcggcgccgcctcgcgcgcggcggcgtcggctccggcggcgcggtgCGCGCGGGAagagcggcggccgcggccgcacAGCGTGACGATCTCGGAGTTCGGggccgtcggcgacggcgtgacggtgAACACGCTGCCCTTCCAGAACGCCATCTTCTACCTCCGGTCCTTCGCCGACAAGGGCGGCGCGCAGCTGTACGTGCCCAGGGGGAGGTGGCTCACCGGCAGCTTCAACCTCACCAGCCACCTCACGCTCTTCCTGGAGAAGGACGCGGTCATCATCGGCGCCAAG GAGGTATCAGAATGGCCAGTTGTGGAACCGTTGCCATCTTATGGCCAAGGAATCGATCTTCCAGGTGCAAGGTATCGCAGTTTAATAAATGGACACAATGTGACTGATGTTGTAATTACAG GGAACAATGGAATCATAGATGGCCAGGGTTTGACATGGTGGAACTGGTTTCGCTCAAATAAGTTGAACTATAGCCGCCCTCATCTTGTGGAGTTTGTGGATTCGGAAGATATTGTGATTTCAAACTTGACATTACTGAATTCCCCTGCATGGGGTATACATCCAGTGTTTTGTAG CAACGTATTGGTCCACAATGTCACAATTCAAAGCTCATTGGATGCTCCACTTACCGATGGAATTGTTCCAG ATTCATGCTCTAATATGTGCATTGAAGATAGCAGCATTAGTGTTGCCCATGATGCTATCTCGCTAAAAAGTGGGTGGGATAACTATGGCATTACCTTTGGAAGGCCAACATCAGACATTCACATTAGCAGAGTAGATCTCCAGGCCTCATTGGGAGCTGCTCTTGCATTTGGGAGTGAGATGTCCGGTGGTATTTCAGATATTTATGTTGGTCATCTTAATATCCATGGTTCCTCCAAAGGTATCCTCTTCAAGACTGCACCAGGCCGTGGAGGTTATATTAGAGATGTTGTAATATCGGATGTCCAAATGGAAGATGTTCATGTTGCCATTAAGTTCACTGGTGATTGGTCGACACATCCGGATAGCCCTTTTGATCCTTCCGCACTCCCGATGATCAATCGAATCACACTGAAGAACATGGTTGGAACAAACATCTCAGTTGCAGGAGTTTTGTCGGGAATAAATGATGACCCATTCACCAATATCTGCCTCTCCAACATCAGTTTCTCCATAGCTAATTCAACACAATCCAACTGCTGGTCTTGCTCCAACATTTCTGGATACTCTGAGTTGGTCTTTCCAGAGCCTTGCCCAGACCTCCACCATGCCTCTTCCAATTCTTCCATCTGCTTCTCCCTTCTTAGTTACCATGCCCTTGCGGCAGCATAA
- the LOC102703830 gene encoding probable polygalacturonase isoform X2 translates to MALVALAVLVGAASRAAASAPAARCAREERRPRPHSVTISEFGAVGDGVTVNTLPFQNAIFYLRSFADKGGAQLYVPRGRWLTGSFNLTSHLTLFLEKDAVIIGAKEVSEWPVVEPLPSYGQGIDLPGARYRSLINGHNVTDVVITGNNGIIDGQGLTWWNWFRSNKLNYSRPHLVEFVDSEDIVISNLTLLNSPAWGIHPVFCSNVLVHNVTIQSSLDAPLTDGIVPDSCSNMCIEDSSISVAHDAISLKSGWDNYGITFGRPTSDIHISRVDLQASLGAALAFGSEMSGGISDIYVGHLNIHGSSKGILFKTAPGRGGYIRDVVISDVQMEDVHVAIKFTGDWSTHPDSPFDPSALPMINRITLKNMVGTNISVAGVLSGINDDPFTNICLSNISFSIANSTQSNCWSCSNISGYSELVFPEPCPDLHHASSNSSICFSLLSYHALAAA, encoded by the exons ATGGCATTGGTGGCGCTGGCCGttctcgtcggcgccgcctcgcgcgcggcggcgtcggctccggcggcgcggtgCGCGCGGGAagagcggcggccgcggccgcacAGCGTGACGATCTCGGAGTTCGGggccgtcggcgacggcgtgacggtgAACACGCTGCCCTTCCAGAACGCCATCTTCTACCTCCGGTCCTTCGCCGACAAGGGCGGCGCGCAGCTGTACGTGCCCAGGGGGAGGTGGCTCACCGGCAGCTTCAACCTCACCAGCCACCTCACGCTCTTCCTGGAGAAGGACGCGGTCATCATCGGCGCCAAG GAGGTATCAGAATGGCCAGTTGTGGAACCGTTGCCATCTTATGGCCAAGGAATCGATCTTCCAGGTGCAAGGTATCGCAGTTTAATAAATGGACACAATGTGACTGATGTTGTAATTACAG GGAACAATGGAATCATAGATGGCCAGGGTTTGACATGGTGGAACTGGTTTCGCTCAAATAAGTTGAACTATAGCCGCCCTCATCTTGTGGAGTTTGTGGATTCGGAAGATATTGTGATTTCAAACTTGACATTACTGAATTCCCCTGCATGGGGTATACATCCAGTGTTTTGTAG CAACGTATTGGTCCACAATGTCACAATTCAAAGCTCATTGGATGCTCCACTTACCGATGGAATTGTTCCAG ATTCATGCTCTAATATGTGCATTGAAGATAGCAGCATTAGTGTTGCCCATGATGCTATCTCGCTAAAAAGTGGGTGGGATAACTATGGCATTACCTTTGGAAGGCCAACATCAGACATTCACATTAGCAGAGTAGATCTCCAGGCCTCATTGGGAGCTGCTCTTGCATTTGGGAGTGAGATGTCCGGTGGTATTTCAGATATTTATGTTGGTCATCTTAATATCCATGGTTCCTCCAAAGGTATCCTCTTCAAGACTGCACCAGGCCGTGGAGGTTATATTAGAGATGTTGTAATATCGGATGTCCAAATGGAAGATGTTCATGTTGCCATTAAGTTCACTGGTGATTGGTCGACACATCCGGATAGCCCTTTTGATCCTTCCGCACTCCCGATGATCAATCGAATCACACTGAAGAACATGGTTGGAACAAACATCTCAGTTGCAGGAGTTTTGTCGGGAATAAATGATGACCCATTCACCAATATCTGCCTCTCCAACATCAGTTTCTCCATAGCTAATTCAACACAATCCAACTGCTGGTCTTGCTCCAACATTTCTGGATACTCTGAGTTGGTCTTTCCAGAGCCTTGCCCAGACCTCCACCATGCCTCTTCCAATTCTTCCATCTGCTTCTCCCTTCTTAGTTACCATGCCCTTGCGGCAGCATAA
- the LOC102703544 gene encoding uncharacterized protein LOC102703544 has protein sequence MGAKGVATAAGTAVLVYLVLSGRLCGDAAGGGEGQTISSAVSAAVEARRRRKEAARARREQRREARARRWPERAPGGWGEAAAVAARTVRYTYGETLGKWPLGEIAFGIKYYMRQQGNLQHEYAGSNSQLLEGPEVKEELISLLGYLKLCMYFSKKPYKVFMEFGEYDESDVLIKKSKARLMKPSFTVVRDRSAKCFFLFIRGAISVKDRLTAATGAEVPFHHVVAQDGCVSKLVLGHAHCGMVVAARWIAKQAIPCLSEAIAQFPEYGVKIIGHSMGAGIAAILTYILRENEKLSSSTCIAFGPAACMTWDLAESGKDFITTIVNRNDLVPSFGKVSAAKLRTEVMASSWVHDLREQIQQTRFLGFVNRSVSFIRSHTPFVSDPRSKVVDVDMLVPNNSEAEVKTSSNSDAVVKKRHALACWSCVAAVQKQSTAKHGTHDMTNQTDVDAKAEKIDIQAAQLVSISMQELDLQESDNDDDDTDRGGKAPATNETDEDQAMELLETLTEPSSSSHCQEPRQLYPPGRIMHMVGLPCSEPNTSEQGGREEAVALYETPRHLYSKIRLARSMIREHYMPKYIRTMELLIDKLNLAQDIDSDQLGSL, from the exons ATGGGCGCCAAgggggtggcgacggcggcgggcacgGCGGTGCTGGTGTACCTCGTGCTGTCGGGGCGGCTGTGCGgtgacgccgccggcggcggcgaggggcagACGATATCGTCCGCGGTGtccgcggcggtggaggcgcggaggcggaggaaggaggcggcgcgggcgaggcggGAGCAGCGGAGggaggcgcgggcgcggcggtggcccgAGCGCGCGCCGGGCGGGTGgggggaggccgccgccgtggccgcccgCACCGTGCGGTACACCTACGGCGAGACGCTCGGCAAGTGGCCCCTCGGGGAGATCGCCTTCGGGATCAAGTACTACATGCGGCAGCAG GGCAATCTTCAGCATGAGTATGCTGGAAGCAATTCTCAACTATTGGAAGGGCCAGAGGTAAAGGAGGAGCTGATCTCACTACTAGGATATCTCAAGCTGTGCATGTATTTCTCAAAGAAGCCATACAAAGTGTTTATGGAGTTTGGTGAATATGACGAAAGCGATGTTCTTATAAAGAAATCTAAGGCGAGG CTTATGAAGCCTTCTTTCACAGTTGTCCGCGATAGAAGTGCCAAAtgctttttcctttttattcgGGGGGCTATCAGTGTTAAGGATCGGCTGACTGCAGCAACTGGAGCAGAGGTTCCATTTCATCATGTTGTGGCACAAGATGGATGTGTCTCCAAGTTGGTGCTGGGACATGCACATTGTGGAATGGTAGTGGCAGCTCGTTGGATTGCAAAGCAGGCCATTCCTTGCCTAAGTGAAGCCATTGCGCAATTCCCAGAATATGGAGTGAAG atCATTGGCCATTCAATGGGTGCTGGTATCGCAGCGATATTGACATACATTCTACGTGAGAATGAGAAGTTATCATCATCCACATGTATTGCGTTTGGACCAG CTGCTTGCATGACATGGGACTTGGCTGAATCGGGTAAAGACTTCATCACGACCATTGTCAACAGAAATGACCTAGTGCCATCTTTTGGCAAAGTATCTGCTGCCAAGCTCCGTACAGAG GTCATGGCATCATCATGGGTACATGACCTTCGTGAACAAATTCAACAGACTAGATTCTTGGGATTTGTCAATCGCTCCGTGAGCTTCATCCGATCACACACGCCCTTCGTATCTGATCCAAGATCCAAGGTTGTAGATGTTGACATGCTGGTGCCTAACAACTCTGAG GCCGAGGTGAAGACTTCATCAAATTCAGATGCTGTGGTGAAGAAACGCCATGCACTGGCTTGCTGGTCATGTGTTGCTGCTGTACAGAAGCAGTCCACTGCGAAACATGGTACTCATGATATGACAAACCAAACTGATGTTGATGCCAAAGCTGAGAAAATCGACATCCAAGCAGCACAACTGGTCTCAATTTCCATGCAAGAACTTGACCTTCAAGAATCagataatgatgatgatgatacaGACAGAGGGGGGAAAGCACCGGCTACGAACGAGACAGACGAAGATCAAGCCATGGAGCTTCTAGAAACCTTGACCGAACCATCATCTTCAAGCCATTGTCAAGAGCCACGCCAGCTCTACCCTCCAGGAAGAATAATGCACATGGTTGGGTTGCCATGTTCAGAGCCAAACACAAGCGAGCAAggtggccgggaggaggcTGTTGCCCTGTATGAGACACCTCGACATCTTTACAGCAAGATTCGCTTGGCGAGATCGATGATAAGAGAACATTACATGCCCAAGTACATCAGGACAATGGAGCTGCTGATCGATAAGCTCAATCTCGCCCAGGACATCGACAGCGACCAACTGGGATCATTGTAG